One Prosthecobacter algae DNA segment encodes these proteins:
- the truB gene encoding tRNA pseudouridine(55) synthase TruB produces the protein MKSDDSLNGVLLVDKDPDMTSHDVVAVARRCLNTKKIGHCGTLDPMATGMLILVIGTGTKLQDLLMSEDKEYIGSLRLGATTSTQDREGEVLEEKPVPAFTEEQIREAFDGFRGDFYQTPPMVSAIKIDGVPLYKLARQGIEVERKPRFVRVYDYQLNNVAVPDVDFRVVCSKGFYVRTYAHDIGQKLGCGAHLTALRRSRSGHFKFQPGNHTTFSALKEGRRDEVISAMMSLYDVSKLRGA, from the coding sequence ATGAAGTCAGACGACTCGCTTAACGGTGTCCTCCTAGTGGACAAAGACCCGGACATGACCTCCCACGATGTGGTGGCCGTGGCCCGCCGCTGCCTGAACACCAAGAAGATCGGCCATTGCGGTACGCTTGATCCCATGGCTACAGGGATGCTCATCCTGGTCATCGGCACCGGCACGAAGCTGCAGGACCTGCTAATGAGCGAGGACAAAGAATACATCGGCAGTCTGCGCCTGGGGGCCACCACCAGCACCCAGGACCGGGAAGGGGAGGTGCTGGAGGAAAAGCCCGTGCCTGCCTTCACCGAGGAGCAGATCCGCGAGGCCTTCGACGGCTTCCGGGGCGATTTTTACCAGACGCCACCCATGGTCAGCGCCATCAAGATTGATGGGGTGCCTCTGTACAAGCTCGCGCGCCAGGGCATAGAAGTGGAGCGCAAGCCTCGCTTTGTCCGCGTCTATGACTACCAGCTCAACAATGTGGCGGTGCCGGATGTGGATTTCCGGGTGGTCTGTAGCAAGGGGTTCTACGTCCGCACCTACGCGCATGACATCGGCCAAAAGCTGGGCTGTGGGGCGCACCTCACGGCTCTCCGCCGCAGCCGTAGCGGTCACTTCAAGTTCCAGCCGGGGAATCACACCACCTTTTCCGCCCTCAAAGAAGGCCGCAGGGACGAGGTGATTTCCGCCATGATGAGCCTCTACGACGTGTCCAAACTGCGCGGAGCGTAA
- a CDS encoding bifunctional oligoribonuclease/PAP phosphatase NrnA translates to MSTIQTSLSEIADALRPAQRIAIAAHVRPDGDALGSVMGLALSLRAMGKTVYALLEDGVPLNLAFLPDTVTILTPPYADFEVDVALALDTATHERVGEHTKAALARAPLLIDIDHHPTNPGYGHLNHVDGTQPAVGQIIYELLKVGGFPITDAVMQHLYTAISTDTGSFQYSSTNARTHHIAGEMLAAGLNSSRLAQLLYQTYPARRLQLLRAMLNEMDFRAEGRIASWQFTRALMDEVQVQPGDTEGMIDTLRMIDSVVAAVIFEETADGKIRVSARSKDQRLDISAVCGQFGGGGHRLASGARMKGPIQEAAETFLTALEHEVRRLA, encoded by the coding sequence ATGTCCACCATCCAGACATCCCTTTCCGAGATCGCTGACGCCCTGCGTCCTGCCCAGCGCATCGCCATCGCCGCGCATGTGCGGCCGGATGGGGATGCCCTCGGTTCGGTGATGGGCCTGGCGCTCAGCCTGCGGGCGATGGGTAAGACGGTTTACGCCTTGCTGGAAGATGGGGTGCCGCTGAATCTGGCCTTTCTGCCGGACACAGTGACCATCCTCACCCCTCCCTATGCGGATTTTGAGGTGGATGTCGCCCTGGCCCTGGATACGGCGACTCATGAGCGCGTGGGGGAGCACACGAAGGCCGCCCTGGCCCGTGCACCCCTGCTCATTGACATTGACCACCACCCCACCAATCCGGGCTATGGCCATCTGAACCATGTGGATGGCACCCAGCCTGCCGTGGGCCAGATCATCTATGAATTGCTGAAAGTGGGTGGTTTTCCCATCACCGATGCGGTGATGCAACATCTCTACACGGCCATCAGCACGGATACGGGCTCCTTCCAGTATTCCAGCACCAATGCCCGCACGCACCACATCGCCGGGGAAATGCTGGCTGCCGGATTGAATTCCTCCCGTCTGGCACAGTTGCTTTACCAGACCTACCCAGCCCGCCGTCTGCAACTGCTGCGGGCCATGCTCAATGAGATGGATTTCCGGGCGGAAGGCCGCATCGCCAGTTGGCAGTTCACCCGCGCCCTGATGGACGAGGTGCAGGTGCAACCGGGAGATACCGAGGGCATGATCGATACCCTGCGGATGATTGACAGTGTGGTCGCGGCCGTGATCTTCGAAGAGACGGCCGATGGCAAAATTCGCGTCAGTGCCCGGTCGAAAGACCAGCGACTGGATATCTCCGCGGTGTGCGGGCAGTTTGGCGGCGGCGGTCATCGCCTCGCTTCCGGTGCCCGTATGAAAGGCCCCATTCAAGAGGCCGCAGAAACCTTTTTGACAGCTTTAGAACATGAAGTCAGACGACTCGCTTAA
- a CDS encoding ACP phosphodiesterase, which produces MNWLAHLFLSEPCPAFRIGNVLPDLVRQSKLECLPEAYQRGIRQHRRIDAFTDTHPVVRRSILRLGPEYRRFGGILTDMFYDHFLSRAWASFSAQPLPVFTAEVYASFDHHREIIPAEAHPPLDGMKDENWLGNYGEMEGLADTLRRIGLRFRRPVNLAAAMGVFQQEYTGLEDDFHEFFPTLVKHVAAENR; this is translated from the coding sequence ATGAACTGGCTGGCCCACCTTTTTCTTTCCGAGCCCTGCCCTGCTTTCCGCATTGGCAATGTGCTGCCGGACCTGGTGCGGCAGTCGAAACTGGAATGCCTGCCGGAGGCCTACCAGCGCGGCATCCGCCAGCATCGCCGGATTGATGCGTTTACGGATACGCACCCGGTCGTCCGGCGCAGCATTCTGCGGCTGGGACCGGAGTACCGCCGCTTTGGCGGCATCCTGACAGACATGTTTTATGACCATTTTCTCAGCCGGGCCTGGGCCTCGTTTTCAGCACAGCCGCTGCCAGTCTTCACGGCCGAGGTTTACGCCTCCTTCGACCATCATCGGGAAATCATTCCCGCTGAGGCCCATCCGCCGCTGGACGGCATGAAGGACGAAAACTGGCTGGGCAACTATGGGGAGATGGAGGGGCTGGCGGACACCCTGCGCCGGATCGGTCTGCGCTTTCGCCGCCCCGTGAATCTAGCGGCGGCGATGGGGGTGTTTCAGCAGGAATACACAGGCCTCGAGGATGACTTTCACGAGTTCTTCCCTACTCTGGTGAAACACGTGGCCGCAGAAAATCGCTGA